The following coding sequences lie in one Apus apus isolate bApuApu2 chromosome 16, bApuApu2.pri.cur, whole genome shotgun sequence genomic window:
- the WSCD2 gene encoding WSC domain-containing protein 2 yields the protein MAKFLVKLQRYFRRRPVRFFTLLALYLAAGSLVFLHSGFSGEATVPGSQRGAGAGEGPGLPYLGVMELSRGFKAAATMPERGRRHGPWFKSTSKGPAERGKGGDYGSNRSRVLRGRSGREKEEDRARYIGCYVDNTRRRALRGVSFFDYKKMTVFRCQDNCAERGYLYAGLEFGAECYCGHKIQAPNASESECNMECKGERSNLCGGANRLSVYRLELAQESARRYGSAIFRGCFRRPDNLSIALPVSQLMLNMSVDKCVDFCTEKEYPLSALAWTSCHCGFPTTLFTLHEREDEQLCAQKCPGEEFESCGSAEFLLVYQTQVQDNRCMDRRFLPTRAKQLVALASFPGAGNTWARHLIELATGFYTGSYYFDGSLYNKGFKGERDHWRSGRTICIKTHESGQKEIESFDSAILLIRNPYKALMAEFNRKYGGHIGFAAHAHWKGKEWPEFVANYAPWWATHTLDWLRYGKKVLVVHFEDLKRDLFVQLQRMVGLLGITACQDRLLCVEGQKDGNFKRSGLRKLEYDPYTPEMRKVISGYIKTVDTALKLRNLSGVPDDYYPR from the exons ATGGCCAAGTTCTTGGTAAAACTCCAGCGGTATTTTCGGCGCAGACCCGTGCGTTTTTTCACGCTGCTGGCTCTCTACCTGGCAGCTGGCAGTTTGGTTTTCCTGCATTCGGGATTTTCCGGGGAAGCCACGGTGCCGGGGAGCCagcgcggggctggggccggggaggggccggggctgccctaCCTGGGGGTGATGGAGCTGAGCCGCGGCTTCAAGGCGGCGGCCACGATGCCGGAGAGGGGACGGCGACACGGGCCCTGGTTCAAAAGCACCTCCAAGGGGCCGGCGGAAAGGGGCAAAGGCGGAGACTACGGCAGCAACCGGAGCCGGGTGCTCAGGGGCAGGAGCGGCCGTGAGAAGGAGGAGGACAGAG CAAGATACATCGGCTGCTACGTGGACAACACTCGCCGGCGGGCGCTGCGCGGCGTGTCCTTCTTCGACTACAAGAAGATGACAGTCTTCCGTTGCCAGGACAACTGTGCCGAGCG gggCTACCTCTACGCAGGGCTGGAATTCGGCGCCGAGTGTTACTGTGGGCACAAGATCCAGGCGCCGAACGCCAGCGAGTCCGAGTGCAACATGGAATgcaagggagagaggagcaaCCTCTGCGGCGGCGCCAACCGCCTCTCCGTCTACCGCCTGGAGCTGGCCCAGGAGTCCGCCCGGAGAT ACGGCAGCGCGATCTTCCGGGGGTGCTTCCGCCGGCCAGACAACCTCTCCATCGCTTTGCCCGTCAGCCAGCTCATGCTGAACATGTCAGTGGACAAGTGTGTGGACTTCTGCACGGAGAAG GAGTACCCGCTGTCAGCCCTGGCTTGGACCTCCTGCCACTGCGGTTTCCCCACCACACTCTTCACCCTGCACGAGCGTGAGGACgagcagctctgtgcccagAAGTGCCCCGGGGAGGAGTTCGAGAGCTGCGGCAGCGCCGAGTTCCTCCTGGTCTACCAGACCCAAGTGCAAG ACAACCGCTGCATGGACAGGAGGTTTCTTCCCACCCGTGCCAAGCAGCTGGTGGCCCTGGCCAGCTTCCCTGGGGCTGGCAACACCTGGGCACGTCACCTGATTGAGCTGGCCACCGGCTTCTACACCGGCAGCTACTACTTCGATGGGTCCCTCTACAACAAAG GGTTCAAGGGCGAGCGGGACCACTGGAGAAGTGGGAGGACCATTTGCATCAAAACCCACGAAAGTGGCCAGAAGGAGATCGAATCCTTCGACTCAGCCATCCTGCTCATCAGGAACCCCTACAAGGCTCTGATGGCCGAGTTCAACCGCAAATACGGGGGACACATCGGCTTCGCTGCTCATGCCCACTGGAAGGGCAAAG AGTGGCCAGAGTTTGTGGCCAACTACGCTCCGTGGTGGGCGACCCACACCCTGGACTGGCTGCGCTACGGCAAGAAGGTGCTGGTAGTTCACTTTGAGGACCTGAAGCGGGACCTGTTCGTGCAGCTGCAGCGGATGGTGGGACTGCTGGGCATCACGGCCTGCCAGGACAGGCTGCTCTGTGTCGAGGGACAGAAGGACGGCAACTTTAAGCGATCTGGCTTGAGGAAGCTGGAGTACGACCCTTACACCCCCGAGATGAGGAAGGTGATCAGTGGCTACATCAAAACGGTGGACACGGCTCTGAAGCTCCGCAATCTCTCGGGGGTCCCAGATGACTACTACCCAAGATGA
- the CMKLR1 gene encoding chemerin-like receptor 1: MALSNLSSYLDDVDNYSDYADYTYEDTSSVWTDPSHDPKDIARILSVVIYSVSCVLGILGNGLVIAIITLKMKKSVNAIWFLNLAVADFLFNIFLPINITYTAMRYNWIFGTVMCKLNSFLLILNMYTSVLLLTTISFDRYVSVVFPVWSQNHRSTNLAYLVCSIIWTIGIIMSCPSLVFRDTAQTRDSVICFSNFSLSRNKSYQALALMRHQTVNITRFLAGYILPITIITFCYIAIVFNLRRNRLAKSKKPFKIIVSIIVTFFLCWSPYHLLNLLETKPDVIPHSVFEISIPITTALAASNSCMNPVLYVFMGQDFKKFKVTILSRLVNALSEETGHSSIVHRSFSKMSSMTEKEMTVL, encoded by the coding sequence ATGGCGCTTTCCAATTTGTCCAGTTACTTGGACGATGTCGATAACTACAGTGACTATGCAGATTACACCTACGAGGACACCAGCAGTGTGTGGACAGACCCATCCCATGACCCAAAGGACATTGCAAGGATCCTCTCTGTTGTCATCTATAGCGTGTCTTGCGTGTTGGGCATCCTGGGGAATGGCCTCGTCATCGCCATCATCACTCTGAAGATGAAGAAGTCCGTCAATGCCATCTGGTTCCTCAACCTGGCTGTCGCTGACTTCCTCTTCAACATCTTCCTGCCCATCAACATTACTTACACGGCTATGAGGTACAACTGGATCTTTGGTACAGTCATGTGCAAGCTgaactccttcctcctcatcctcaacATGTACACCAGTGTCCTGCTGCTCACCACCATCAGCTTTGATCGCTACGTGTCTGTGGTTTTTCCTGTCTGGTCTCAAAACCATCGTTCCACCAACCTCGCCTACCTGGTTTGCTCCATTATCTGGACAATTGGCATCATCATGAGCTGCCCTTCTCTTGTCTTCCGAGACACCGCACAAACCCGCGACTCCGTCATCTGTTTTAGCAACTTCTCCCTCTCCAGGAATAAATCTTACCAAGCCCTGGCACTAATGAGGCACCAAACGGTGAACATCACCAGGTTCCTCGCCGGGTACATCCTTCCCATAACCATCATCACGTTCTGCTACATTGCCATCGTCTTCAACTTGCGCCGGAACCGCCTTGCCAAGTCCAAAAAGCCCTTCAAGATCATCGTCAGCATTATAGtcactttcttcctttgctggAGTCCCTACCACCTGCTGAACCTCCTGGAAACAAAGCCTGATGTGATCCCACACTCTGTGTTTGAGATCAGCATCCCCATAACCACGGCGCTCGCTGCCTCCAACAGCTGCATGAACCCTGTCCTCTACGTCTTCATGGGCCAGGACTTCAAGAAGTTTAAGGTCACCATCCTTTCCAGATTGGTGAATGCCCTCAGCGAGGAGACAGGCCACTCCAGCATCGTTCACAGGAGCTTCTCCAAGATGTCTTCAATGACTGAGAAGGAGATGACAGTCCTCTAA